The Neorhodopirellula lusitana DNA window GCGGAAGTCGAAGGCGCTCAAATTGCTTTTGACCGTGCATCCAAACTTTTCGCCGACCGAGCCGGTGCGAGGCGAGCCGTCGACGACGCGGAAGCTCAGTTAAACATCGCCAAATCCAATCTTGCAGCAGCCAAAGAACGCGAAAAGCAACTCAAAGAGCTGTTGAAGATGCTGGACGTGCAGTCGCCGGATGGCGAGGTCACCCCACTGCCGATGACCACACCGATCGGCGGCCTGGTTAATCGTGTCGACATCAGCGAAGGCCAAACGGTGGCCAGCGGTACGGTGCTGTTCGAGGTCGTCAATCTGGACACGATCTGGATTCGCGTCCCCGTGTTCGTCGACATGCTTGCGGAAATTCAGCAAGACGAACCGGCCAAATTGGTATCGCTCTCCGGAGACACTCTTCCGCACGACGTGATGGCAAAACCCATCGCGGCTCCTCCAACCGCCGACGCGATGTCGTCATCGGCTGATCTGTATTTCGAAGTCGACAACTCAAAGCTTGCACTGCGTCCTGGTCAACGAATCGGTGTGGAGCTACCGACGTCAAAAAAAGCATCGTCGTTGGTTGTTCCGAACGCCGCGATCTTGTTTGACATCTATGGCGGAGGTTGGGTCTACGCGAAGACGGGCGAGCGAGAGTACACTCGCAATCGGGTCAGTGTTCAGTTCGTCGATGGCGACGAAGCGATGTTGGCCGCCGGCCCAGAGGTCGGAACGCAAGTGGTCGTCGACGGTGCTGCGGAATTGTTCGGCACCGAGTTCGGGGCCGGCAAATGAACTGGCTGATCACTACCTCGCTTCAGTTCCGACTCCTCGTCATCGTTCTCGCCATCGCACTGATCATCGTTGGCGTTCGCACGTCCGATTCGGTGCCGCTGGATGTGTTTCCTGAGTTCGCACCACCACTGGTCGAGATTCAAACGGAAGCTCCCGGCATCGCGACCGAAGACGTCGAGAGCCTAATCACGGTTCCGATCGAAAACGCAGTCAACGGAATCCCGTTTGTGCAAACGGTGCGATCGAAGTCCGTCTTGGGTTTGTCGAGCGTGCGAATGATCTTCGATCCCGGCACGGATTTATTGATCGCGCGGCAGTTGGTGCAGGAGCGACTGGCACTGGCCGCGCCAACGCTGCCCGTGGTCGCTCGGCCGCCGGTGATCTTGCCGCCGCTGTCGTCGCTGAGTCGCTGTCTGAAGATCGGATTGTGGTCGGATTCGCAGTCGCAGATGGACATGACGGTATTGACCAAGTGGACGATCCGGCCGCGGCTGATGTCGATCCCTGGCGTGGCGAATGTCGCGGTTTGGGGCGAAAAGGAACCCCAACTGCAAGTCGTCGTTGCCCCCGACCGGTTGCGAGCGAACAACTTGACGCTCGATGCGATTCTGCAAACCGTCCGGGACGCCACGGCTGTTGGTGCGGGTGGTTTTGTCGATACGGCGAACCAACGTTTGGCTTTGCGGCACGTTCCTGCGGTTTACACACCTGAGCAACTTGGTGAGATCGTGGTTGGGTTTCGCGGGCAAAATGGCAACGTACAGATTCCTGCTACGGGACCAACCACCATGCCATCGCCCGGCACTCCGCTGCGGATCAAAGACGTTGCCGAGGTCACCTATGACTACGCTCCTCCAATCGGTGACGCCATCATTAACAGCCAACTTGGGTTGTTGCTGATTGTTGAAAAGCAACCGTGGGCCAATACGCTCGACGTGACTCAGAACGTCGAGAAGGCGATGGCTGAGTTGAAGCCCGCGATGGGCGAAGTCGAATACGACACGACGATTTTCCGCCCGGCGACGTTCATCGAACGAGCACTCACGAACCTCGGTCATTCGATGTTGGTCGGATGCGTGCTGGTCGTTATAGTGTTGTTGCTGTTCCTATTCGATTGGCGATGCGCGATCATCAGTGCGACCGCGATTCCGCTTTCGTTACTGGCCGCGGTGCTGGTGTTGTACTACCGCGGCGGCACCGTCAACACGATGGTGCTGGCCGGATTGGTGATCGCACTCGGCGAAGTGGTCGACGACGCGATCATCGACGTGGAAAACATCATGCGTCGATTGCGGCTGAACTCGAAACTCGAAAAACCACGCAACAACTTCGCCGTCGTCCTAGAAGCCTCTTTGGAAGTGCGTAGTGCCGTTGTGTACGCGACCGTCATCGTGATCCTGGCGTTCCTGCCAGTGTTCTTTTTGACGGGACTGGCCGGAGCGTTCTTCCGCCCGCTCGCCGCGGCCTACATCTTGGCGATCCTAGCATCGCTTGTCGTCGCACTCACCGTGACGCCGGCGATGTCGTTGATGTTGCTGCCCAAGTCGGCCCAACGTCGTAGCACCGACGGACCGCTCGTGCGTTTGTTCAAACACATCTACCGATCCGTCTTAGGTTTCGCGTTGCGGATTAAATGGGGCACCATCACGGTGACTCTCATTCTATTCGGATGCCTTGTTTCGACCATTCCGATGCTGGGCGAACAATTGATGCCCAAGTTTCGGGAAACCGACTTCCTAATGCACTGGGTTGAAAAGCCCGGCATCGGCATCGACGCGATGAACCGCATCACGATTCGTGCCAGCGACGAAATGATGGCTGTTGATGGCGTACGCAATTTCGGTTCGCACATCGGCCGCGCTACGGTGGCCGATGAAGTCGTCGGCCCGA harbors:
- a CDS encoding efflux RND transporter periplasmic adaptor subunit, with the translated sequence MKHSHRILIFATFAISVGLLPGCQKVDKSKSESVKPAKVEKLPVETDLATITLTEDANRRLGITTAAIAKREVTRRRTLGGQAIVPIGKTIVVSSPLAGIVTRSGDQAIPPPGTRVAVGTPLLSIKPLLSAERDVMTPAEQVQLVGARANLMAAQTVAAGDVDRGNAEVEGAQIAFDRASKLFADRAGARRAVDDAEAQLNIAKSNLAAAKEREKQLKELLKMLDVQSPDGEVTPLPMTTPIGGLVNRVDISEGQTVASGTVLFEVVNLDTIWIRVPVFVDMLAEIQQDEPAKLVSLSGDTLPHDVMAKPIAAPPTADAMSSSADLYFEVDNSKLALRPGQRIGVELPTSKKASSLVVPNAAILFDIYGGGWVYAKTGEREYTRNRVSVQFVDGDEAMLAAGPEVGTQVVVDGAAELFGTEFGAGK
- a CDS encoding efflux RND transporter permease subunit, whose product is MNWLITTSLQFRLLVIVLAIALIIVGVRTSDSVPLDVFPEFAPPLVEIQTEAPGIATEDVESLITVPIENAVNGIPFVQTVRSKSVLGLSSVRMIFDPGTDLLIARQLVQERLALAAPTLPVVARPPVILPPLSSLSRCLKIGLWSDSQSQMDMTVLTKWTIRPRLMSIPGVANVAVWGEKEPQLQVVVAPDRLRANNLTLDAILQTVRDATAVGAGGFVDTANQRLALRHVPAVYTPEQLGEIVVGFRGQNGNVQIPATGPTTMPSPGTPLRIKDVAEVTYDYAPPIGDAIINSQLGLLLIVEKQPWANTLDVTQNVEKAMAELKPAMGEVEYDTTIFRPATFIERALTNLGHSMLVGCVLVVIVLLLFLFDWRCAIISATAIPLSLLAAVLVLYYRGGTVNTMVLAGLVIALGEVVDDAIIDVENIMRRLRLNSKLEKPRNNFAVVLEASLEVRSAVVYATVIVILAFLPVFFLTGLAGAFFRPLAAAYILAILASLVVALTVTPAMSLMLLPKSAQRRSTDGPLVRLFKHIYRSVLGFALRIKWGTITVTLILFGCLVSTIPMLGEQLMPKFRETDFLMHWVEKPGIGIDAMNRITIRASDEMMAVDGVRNFGSHIGRATVADEVVGPNFTELWISIDDDKDYDATVAEVQEIVDGYPGLYRDLLTYLTERIKEVLTGTSASIVVRLYGPDLGQLRLTAKEIEAVIKPIEGVTTLKVEPQVLVPQIAIDMKVEAASQFGLTPGVLMNNVTTLVNGMRVGEMYRDQAIFPVVVVGEKKLRTDLATLNDLMIDTPSGAQVPLSSVASLTIVPAPNVIAREGASRKLDVTCNVDGRDLAAVASDIEAAVRDEIEFKTGYHPEFLGEYAEAKASRQRLLLLSLGSILAITIILYIDFESWRLVLLILMALPLALASGLLGVFAGGGIISLGSLVGFVTVLGIAARNAIMLISHYRHLAEEEPGITARELILRGAEERLAPILMTALTTGLALVPLIYTGELPGQEIEYPMALVILTGLAGATMVNLLVLPVLYSCLAPKNQTA